In Silene latifolia isolate original U9 population chromosome X, ASM4854445v1, whole genome shotgun sequence, the following proteins share a genomic window:
- the LOC141617822 gene encoding uncharacterized protein LOC141617822, with product MRKPELSGCMSKWYMHLHGYDIQYEPQTAIKSQALADFMSDFSPTIQNMVEKEILSLEESREGEAWTMEMDRALNQKGAGVGSVLRSPQGDLIVQAVRCELKATNEVYSDSLHIVNHVSDSYAARDSKMIAYLKVANGLKQKFKAFKIVQIPRDHNVEANALSTLGATFKPTELFNILIVHVIESAIQKLMEADRGQAGETARYRADKWDRVIGEHRQTTS from the exons ATGAGGAAGCCTGAGTTGTCAGGATGCATGTCAAAATGGTATATGCACCTTCATGGATATGACATTCAATATGAACCACAAACTGCAATAAAGTCGCAGGCGTTGGCTGACTTTATGTCGGACTTCAGCCCAACTATCCAAAATATGGTTGAGAAAGAGATTCTGAGCTTGGAAGAAAGTAGGGAAGGCGAAGCCTGGACGATGGAAATGGATAGAGCCTTAAACCAGAAGGGAGCAGGAGTTGGTAGTGTGTTACGGTCCCCCCAAGGGGACCTGATAGTGCAGGCAGTCCGCTGCGAACTCAAAGCAACAAATGAG GTATACAGCGACTCTCTACATATAGTTAATCATGTGAGTGACTCTTATGCAGCTAGGGATTCCAAGATGATAGCCTACCTCAAAGTAGCCAACGGCTTGAAACAGAAATTCAAGGCCTTCAAAATTGTTCAAATTCCCAGGGACCATAACGTGGAGGCTAACGCATTATCAACCttgggggcaacatttaaaccaacagagTTGTTCAACATACTAATCGTGCACGTGATAGAATCAGCAATACAAAAATTAATGGAGGCAGATAGGGGGCAAGCTGGCGAAACAGCAAGATACCGAGCAGATaaatgggacagggttattggTGAACACAGACAAACAACAAGCTGA